AAGCCCAGCGCTTTTTGCGGGGTGTGATGGTTGTAGGCGATCCGGTAGTCATTCAACGTGACGGCCAATTCCGCTGCACTGGCAAAGCGGGTCTGTTTCACCAGCTCGCTGATCCGGCCGTTAAAACGCTCGACCATACCGTTCATTTGCGGCGTGCGCGGCGGGATCAGCCGGTGCTCGATCCCCAAGGCTGCACAACGGCGATCAAACACGTGCCGTCCGCTCGGGGTCTTGGCTTTGCTGGTGAAGCGGTCGGTGAACTGGCTGCCATTATCGGTCAGCAGTCTCTCGATCTTTATCGGCGCCGCCTTGTACAGGCGCTGCAGGAAGTCGACGCTGCTGGCTTCGGACTGATCCGGGTAGATGTGCAGGAACACCCAGCGGGTGGCCCGGTCGATCGCGACGAACAGGTAGCTGCGCGAGGTTTCGTCGGGCATCTGCGGCAAGTACTTGATGTCCAAATGGAAGTAGCCCGGTGCGTAGTCCTTGAACCCTTTGGAGGGCGCGGCGGGTTCTTCCGGCTGCAGTTGGGCCTGTAGTGCCTTGAGGTTGCCGACGCCTTCGCGCACCAGCAGCCGGTTGATGCCGGATCGGGTGGCGTTCGGATTGAGGAAGCGCTGGGCCACCGCGACC
This window of the Jeongeupia sp. USM3 genome carries:
- a CDS encoding IS481 family transposase, with translation MSHRLHSNARTTPLTREEIRHSSLSQSELMLRYSVGKGTIRKWQTRDEFTDRSHRPHTLHTTLSPAQEALVLILRTTLLLPLDDLVAVAQRFLNPNATRSGINRLLVREGVGNLKALQAQLQPEEPAAPSKGFKDYAPGYFHLDIKYLPQMPDETSRSYLFVAIDRATRWVFLHIYPDQSEASSVDFLQRLYKAAPIKIERLLTDNGSQFTDRFTSKAKTPSGRHVFDRRCAALGIEHRLIPPRTPQMNGMVERFNGRISELVKQTRFASAAELAVTLNDYRIAYNHHTPQKALGFRSPVESLKMWQQARPELFKKKVYKQAEPDN